A genomic segment from Desulfurispirillum indicum S5 encodes:
- a CDS encoding TRAP transporter permease, with protein sequence MSKETQQPDSKLQEVLEKYDNESRFRTFSSKPITLIVSALAITLSLYHLYTSYFGTPVTLIHRSLHVAVVLGLIFLLYPASRKLRRDKLHWYDAVLALMAFSTTIYIMFEHTAIYMRGGMPNQWDLLFGGILVVLVLEGARRVTGWALPVLAATFLLYGLFGRQFSGIFRHRGYLWEDIVNFMYVTTEGVYGTAIGVSATYIFLFILFGAFLAKSGMGQLFNDLALAIAGQSRGGPAKVAVISSGFLGSINGAAVANVVTTGSFTIPLMKRVGYNREFAGAVEASASVGGQILPPIMGAAAFIMAEVLGVPYRDIAIAALLPALLFYLGVIVQIHLRATKDGLQGISRENLPRVMEVLKERGHLLIPLFFLIFMLFFTGKTIIYSAFLTILVTVAVAMLRQTTRLGLKDILEALENGARSVVPVAIACACVGLIVGVATLTGFGLKLANGIVLLGGESLFLTLVFTMIACIVLGMGLPSIPTYIITATMAAPALVAIGIEPLVAHLFVFYFGIFANITPPVALASFAAAGISGGDQMKTGFMSMKLSIAGFIVPYIFVYNSSLLLINTTLLEGLMVTATSIVGVVMLGTAAEGYFLTRINTLLRVVLFGGALLFMNPNILQDILGFSIVLLTIFIQWRKARREGGINQPTLNRSKEAVAEA encoded by the coding sequence ATGAGTAAAGAAACACAACAGCCTGACTCGAAGCTGCAGGAAGTTCTCGAGAAATATGATAACGAATCGCGCTTTCGCACCTTCAGTTCCAAGCCCATTACCCTGATCGTCTCCGCCCTGGCGATCACGCTCTCCCTCTACCACCTCTATACCTCTTACTTCGGCACACCGGTGACACTGATTCACCGCTCGCTGCACGTGGCAGTGGTGCTGGGGCTCATTTTTCTACTCTACCCCGCTTCCCGCAAGCTGCGGCGTGACAAGCTGCACTGGTATGACGCGGTACTGGCGCTGATGGCCTTCAGTACCACCATCTATATCATGTTCGAGCATACGGCCATCTATATGCGCGGTGGCATGCCCAACCAGTGGGATCTGCTTTTCGGCGGAATTCTGGTGGTGCTGGTGCTGGAAGGCGCGCGGCGGGTGACCGGCTGGGCTCTGCCTGTGCTGGCCGCCACCTTTTTGCTGTACGGCCTGTTCGGACGACAGTTTTCCGGTATATTCCGTCACCGGGGTTACCTGTGGGAAGATATTGTCAACTTTATGTATGTGACCACCGAAGGCGTCTACGGAACTGCCATCGGTGTTTCAGCCACCTATATCTTTCTCTTTATCCTCTTTGGCGCCTTCCTGGCGAAATCGGGGATGGGCCAGCTCTTTAATGACCTTGCCCTGGCCATTGCCGGACAGTCCCGGGGCGGACCGGCAAAAGTTGCCGTTATCTCCAGTGGCTTTCTGGGAAGTATCAATGGAGCGGCCGTTGCCAATGTGGTGACAACGGGCTCCTTCACCATTCCTCTTATGAAGCGGGTTGGCTATAACCGTGAATTTGCCGGCGCCGTAGAGGCTTCGGCCAGTGTGGGGGGGCAGATTCTGCCGCCGATCATGGGGGCAGCCGCTTTCATCATGGCCGAGGTTCTGGGGGTGCCCTATCGCGATATCGCCATTGCCGCCCTGCTGCCCGCCCTGCTCTTCTATCTCGGGGTTATCGTGCAGATTCACCTGCGTGCCACCAAGGATGGTCTGCAGGGTATCTCCCGCGAGAATCTGCCCCGGGTCATGGAAGTGCTCAAGGAACGCGGACACCTGCTGATACCTCTGTTCTTCCTGATTTTCATGCTCTTCTTTACGGGGAAAACAATCATTTACTCCGCATTTCTGACGATTCTGGTAACGGTGGCAGTGGCCATGCTGCGCCAGACCACGCGCCTGGGCCTGAAGGACATTCTGGAAGCCCTGGAAAACGGCGCGCGTTCCGTGGTTCCCGTCGCCATCGCCTGTGCCTGTGTCGGCCTGATCGTGGGAGTGGCGACGCTTACCGGATTCGGACTGAAGCTGGCGAACGGCATTGTGCTGCTGGGTGGAGAGTCCCTTTTCCTGACCCTGGTATTTACCATGATTGCCTGTATCGTCCTCGGCATGGGTCTGCCCAGTATTCCCACCTACATCATCACGGCGACCATGGCGGCACCGGCTCTTGTGGCCATTGGCATTGAGCCCCTGGTGGCTCACCTGTTTGTCTTCTACTTCGGTATCTTCGCCAATATAACGCCTCCCGTGGCGCTGGCATCGTTTGCCGCAGCGGGAATCTCGGGCGGGGATCAGATGAAGACTGGCTTCATGTCCATGAAGCTCTCTATCGCCGGCTTTATTGTTCCCTATATTTTCGTGTATAACAGCTCGTTGCTGCTGATCAACACCACTTTGCTGGAAGGACTGATGGTTACCGCCACCTCCATTGTGGGCGTGGTCATGCTGGGGACTGCGGCGGAAGGATACTTCCTGACCCGTATCAATACCCTGTTGCGGGTGGTGCTCTTCGGTGGAGCCCTGCTGTTCATGAACCCGAATATTCTTCAGGATATCCTCGGCTTCAGCATCGTATTACTGACGATCTTCATTCAGTGGCGTAAAGCCAGGCGCGAGGGCGGAATCAACCAGCCCACCCTGAATCGGTCGAAGGAAGCCGTTGCGGAGGCCTGA
- a CDS encoding sigma-54-dependent transcriptional regulator yields the protein MTPMNRILILDDEASIGASLSFALEDQYEVSVFTEPHRALEEIRQELFHICLLDLKIGNVDGIDVLKQIKEIQPGIEVIIITAFGTIESSVKALQNGAFTYITKPINIDELIVNIERAFHYKQLNSQVEYLSKELEKKYRYEELIGKSDSMQRIYGLIDKVKDVSSTVLITGESGTGKELVARAIHYSGKRAKEPFEVLNCAAIPEQLLESELFGYEKGAFTGASGSRQGRFEVAQGGTIFLDEIGEMSPPLQAKLLRVLQKREISRLGSNRTIALDVRVITATNRDLLKAVRENSFREDLYFRINVIHLHLPPLRERTEDIPMLTKFLVEKFCQEQGTCPKRFSRAAEARLMSYSYPGNIRELGNIIESSLVMAMGDIIEIHDLPASLKDSGPVAHDGELPSLKPFVGMTLQQLQDLFIQETLETMDGHRRKTAEVLGISERNLRYRLNTPDKPEQP from the coding sequence ATGACTCCCATGAATCGCATACTCATACTGGATGATGAAGCGTCCATTGGCGCTTCTCTCTCCTTTGCCCTGGAGGATCAGTATGAGGTCAGTGTCTTTACCGAGCCCCACAGGGCCCTGGAGGAGATCCGCCAGGAGCTCTTTCATATCTGTCTGCTGGATCTCAAAATCGGCAATGTCGATGGTATTGATGTCCTGAAGCAGATCAAGGAGATTCAGCCTGGCATTGAAGTCATCATCATCACGGCCTTCGGCACCATCGAATCGTCAGTAAAAGCGCTGCAGAACGGCGCGTTCACCTATATCACCAAGCCCATCAACATCGATGAGCTCATCGTTAATATTGAGCGGGCTTTTCACTATAAGCAGCTGAACAGCCAGGTGGAGTACCTTTCAAAGGAGCTTGAGAAGAAGTACCGCTACGAAGAGCTTATTGGCAAGAGTGATTCCATGCAGAGAATCTATGGCCTGATCGACAAGGTCAAGGATGTCTCCTCGACGGTGCTTATTACCGGGGAGAGTGGTACAGGCAAAGAGCTGGTGGCCCGTGCCATTCATTATTCCGGCAAACGGGCCAAGGAGCCCTTCGAGGTGCTGAACTGTGCCGCCATTCCCGAACAGCTGCTGGAAAGTGAACTGTTCGGATACGAAAAGGGGGCTTTCACCGGAGCCAGCGGTTCGCGACAGGGCCGCTTCGAAGTGGCGCAGGGTGGAACCATTTTTCTCGATGAGATTGGCGAAATGTCTCCGCCACTGCAGGCCAAGCTGCTGCGCGTGCTGCAGAAGCGGGAGATCTCACGGCTGGGCTCCAACAGGACCATCGCCCTGGATGTGCGGGTCATTACGGCCACCAATCGCGATCTGCTGAAAGCCGTCCGCGAAAACAGCTTTCGCGAGGATCTGTATTTCCGCATCAATGTCATTCATCTGCATCTGCCACCGCTTCGCGAACGCACTGAGGATATTCCCATGCTGACGAAGTTTCTGGTGGAGAAATTCTGCCAGGAGCAGGGTACCTGCCCCAAGCGCTTCAGCCGCGCTGCGGAAGCACGGCTGATGAGCTATTCCTATCCGGGGAATATCCGGGAACTGGGCAATATCATCGAGTCTTCCCTGGTCATGGCCATGGGGGATATCATAGAAATTCACGATCTGCCGGCCAGCCTCAAGGACAGCGGCCCGGTCGCCCATGATGGCGAGCTCCCCAGCCTGAAACCCTTTGTGGGGATGACTCTGCAGCAGCTGCAGGATCTGTTTATTCAGGAGACCCTGGAGACCATGGATGGCCACCGCCGCAAAACGGCTGAAGTGCTCGGCATCAGCGAACGAAACCTGCGCTATCGCCTGAATACCCCCGACAAGCCTGAGCAGCCGTAA
- a CDS encoding ATP-binding cassette domain-containing protein, with the protein MALLSLRNLSIAFGQHPLLDGIAFHAEAGERICLTGRNGAGKSTLMKILAGTLTADSGEIVRQPDLRVSLLPQEIPGELDGSVWEVIASGLADKAQLLESYHQLTRHLESAELSTQQRLLEQLDQYQRELESQGAWQFYGEIDRMVSLLQLDGNLPFRELSGGMKRRVLLGRALVSDPHILLLDEPTNHLDISAITWLEDFLLRSSRTIVFITHDRAFLRSLATRIVEIDRGNLRNWDCTFDQYLERREAVLQDELKAQQHFDRKLSEEEQWIRQGIKARRTRNMGRVRALEELRRQRSQRRSAEGKARMEIQQADRSGNLVAEATGAGWSVDGRTIVAPMDLTIMRGDRIGIIGPNGCGKTTLLRLMLGQLPPTTGRVELGTNLHIRYFDQHRQQLDEEKSVRENVADGNDMLEINGRNRHVIGYLQDFLFTPERFHTPVKALSGGERNRLLLAKLFAAPSNLLIMDEPTNDLDVETLELLEELLMEYQGTLLLVSHDRAFLNNVVTSTIAYEDDRFREYVGGYDDWLRQRPTPAVARTVVPEPTAKTRGAGRPAKPKLSFQQKKELEELPACIEELEQRQQELYDLMADPQFYQREGESIATTKAELEEVQAELERQFARWEKLESLVREMEKSQA; encoded by the coding sequence ATGGCACTGCTCAGCCTGCGCAATCTCTCCATCGCCTTCGGCCAGCACCCCCTTCTCGATGGCATCGCATTTCACGCCGAAGCGGGCGAACGCATCTGCCTGACCGGTCGCAACGGCGCGGGCAAGTCAACCCTCATGAAGATCCTGGCCGGCACTCTCACCGCCGACAGTGGTGAAATAGTCCGTCAGCCCGACCTGCGTGTCTCGCTGCTCCCCCAGGAAATTCCCGGGGAACTTGACGGCAGCGTCTGGGAAGTCATCGCCAGTGGTCTGGCCGACAAGGCACAACTGCTGGAATCCTATCATCAGCTCACCCGGCATCTGGAAAGTGCTGAGTTGTCCACGCAGCAGCGTCTGCTTGAGCAGCTGGACCAGTACCAGCGCGAACTGGAGAGTCAGGGAGCCTGGCAGTTCTATGGGGAAATCGACCGCATGGTCAGCCTGCTCCAGCTTGATGGCAACCTGCCTTTCCGGGAACTTTCCGGCGGCATGAAGCGCCGGGTCCTGCTGGGTCGAGCCCTGGTCAGTGATCCCCATATTCTGCTGCTGGACGAGCCCACCAACCACCTGGACATCAGCGCCATCACCTGGCTGGAAGACTTTCTGCTGCGCAGCAGTCGCACCATAGTCTTCATCACCCACGATCGAGCCTTCCTGCGCAGCCTGGCAACGCGCATCGTGGAGATTGACCGGGGCAACCTGCGCAACTGGGACTGCACCTTCGACCAATACCTGGAGCGCCGCGAAGCGGTGCTTCAGGATGAGCTCAAGGCGCAGCAGCACTTCGACCGAAAACTCAGCGAAGAGGAGCAGTGGATACGCCAGGGCATCAAGGCCCGTCGCACCCGCAACATGGGGCGCGTACGCGCCCTTGAGGAGCTTCGTCGCCAGCGCAGCCAAAGGCGCAGTGCCGAAGGCAAAGCACGCATGGAAATTCAACAGGCTGATCGCTCCGGCAACCTGGTGGCCGAAGCCACGGGAGCTGGCTGGAGCGTCGATGGCAGAACCATTGTCGCCCCCATGGATCTTACCATCATGCGCGGTGACCGCATCGGTATCATCGGGCCAAACGGCTGCGGCAAGACAACCTTGCTGCGCCTGATGCTGGGGCAGCTTCCTCCCACCACGGGAAGAGTGGAGCTGGGAACCAATCTGCATATCCGCTACTTTGACCAGCATCGACAACAGCTGGACGAAGAGAAAAGCGTGCGGGAGAATGTAGCCGATGGCAACGACATGCTGGAAATCAATGGCAGGAACCGTCATGTGATTGGCTATCTTCAGGACTTTCTCTTCACCCCTGAGCGCTTCCATACCCCCGTCAAAGCCCTTTCGGGAGGTGAGCGCAATCGCCTGCTGCTGGCGAAGCTCTTTGCCGCACCGTCCAACCTGCTGATCATGGACGAGCCCACTAACGATCTTGACGTGGAGACGCTGGAACTGCTGGAAGAACTGCTGATGGAATATCAGGGCACCCTGCTGCTGGTCAGCCACGACCGTGCCTTCCTCAACAATGTGGTCACCAGCACCATTGCCTATGAAGATGACCGCTTCCGGGAGTATGTGGGCGGATACGACGACTGGCTTCGCCAGCGCCCGACTCCGGCTGTGGCGCGCACCGTTGTTCCTGAACCGACGGCAAAGACCCGTGGTGCCGGCAGACCCGCGAAGCCGAAGTTGAGCTTTCAGCAGAAAAAAGAGCTTGAGGAGCTGCCCGCATGTATCGAAGAGCTGGAACAGCGCCAGCAGGAGCTGTACGACCTTATGGCCGATCCGCAGTTCTACCAGCGCGAGGGGGAATCCATAGCCACCACCAAGGCAGAGCTGGAGGAGGTGCAGGCAGAGCTGGAAAGGCAATTTGCGCGCTGGGAGAAACTGGAGTCCCTGGTGCGCGAAATGGAAAAATCACAGGCCTGA
- a CDS encoding carbon-nitrogen hydrolase produces the protein MSTIKTALIQQTCTDNRQQTMDRTASAIAHAARSGATLIVLQELHCSLYFCQQEQVECFDLAEPIPGPSTAFFGDLARQHQVVLVTSLFEKRAPGLYHNTAVVLEKDGSIAGTYRKMHIPDDPGFYEKFYFTPGDLGFEPVQTSVGRLGVLVCWDQWYPEAARLMALAGADLLLYPTAIGWAPTDTDAEKQRQRDAWITIQRSHAIANGLPVISVNRTGREADPANPSSGIDFWGSSFACGPQGEFLAQASTDREETLLVDIDLQRSEDVRRIWPFLRDRRIDAYDDILLRYRDR, from the coding sequence ATGAGCACCATCAAAACCGCATTAATACAGCAGACATGCACGGACAACCGCCAGCAGACCATGGACAGAACCGCCAGCGCCATCGCGCACGCTGCCCGCAGCGGGGCCACGCTGATTGTCCTGCAGGAGCTGCACTGCAGCCTCTACTTCTGTCAGCAGGAGCAGGTGGAGTGTTTCGATCTGGCCGAACCCATACCCGGCCCGTCTACAGCGTTTTTTGGCGATCTGGCCCGCCAGCACCAGGTGGTGCTGGTCACGTCACTCTTTGAAAAACGCGCTCCCGGGCTCTACCACAACACGGCGGTGGTGCTGGAAAAGGATGGCTCCATCGCCGGCACCTATCGCAAAATGCATATTCCCGATGATCCGGGATTTTACGAAAAATTCTACTTCACCCCCGGCGACCTTGGCTTTGAACCAGTCCAGACCTCTGTGGGCAGGCTTGGCGTGCTGGTCTGCTGGGATCAGTGGTACCCTGAAGCGGCGCGACTCATGGCCCTGGCCGGAGCGGATCTGCTGCTCTACCCCACGGCCATCGGCTGGGCTCCCACCGATACCGACGCGGAAAAGCAGCGCCAGCGCGATGCCTGGATAACCATTCAGCGCAGCCACGCCATTGCCAACGGCCTGCCCGTCATCAGCGTCAACCGCACCGGGCGGGAAGCCGATCCGGCCAATCCCTCCAGCGGCATCGACTTCTGGGGCAGCAGTTTTGCCTGTGGCCCCCAGGGAGAGTTTCTGGCCCAGGCGTCCACAGACCGTGAAGAGACCCTCCTGGTGGATATCGACCTGCAGCGCAGCGAAGATGTGCGCCGTATCTGGCCCTTCCTGCGCGATCGTCGCATCGACGCCTATGACGACATCCTGCTGCGCTACCGGGATCGCTGA
- a CDS encoding DUF1850 domain-containing protein — protein MVRLLLLLFLAVSTVSAEGLVLEIRHARSHEVHFHAPVEPDDEITLAWIHSVELTPWMETYQVQIDGTLVLTQTRFFSYGAGVPHQSGNCSVNGGQVVCTGFDLQLDFLQWIHSFDAEYHVLLNQRILLDRDDLPHHEPLRLSIQSR, from the coding sequence ATGGTGCGTCTGCTGCTGTTGCTGTTTCTCGCCGTTTCCACGGTCAGCGCCGAGGGACTCGTGCTGGAAATACGCCACGCACGCAGCCATGAGGTCCACTTCCACGCCCCGGTGGAGCCCGATGATGAAATCACGCTTGCCTGGATTCATTCGGTGGAACTGACCCCCTGGATGGAAACCTACCAGGTGCAGATCGATGGAACACTTGTGCTGACGCAGACGCGCTTTTTCTCTTATGGGGCGGGTGTTCCCCATCAGAGTGGAAACTGTTCGGTGAATGGTGGGCAGGTGGTCTGCACGGGATTTGATTTACAGCTCGACTTTCTCCAGTGGATCCACTCATTCGATGCCGAATACCATGTCCTTCTGAATCAACGGATTCTGCTGGACCGTGACGACCTCCCCCACCATGAACCGCTCAGACTCTCCATACAATCAAGGTGA
- a CDS encoding TAXI family TRAP transporter solute-binding subunit translates to MKKILVSLSIFLSLAVLAVSAAAQQFDRNLFITIATGGTSGVYYPIGGAVANIIARDLKVDTSVQSTGASVENINLLNRNRVELAIVMGDAVAQAYEGIGAFEGRPGNKDLRGLTALYPNYVQLVTTTRTGINSVRDLEGRRVGVGAANSGVELNARLILEAHGMSYDNIRQDYLSYSEAVDQIKNGMIDAAFVTSGIPNATVIDLSTTHEAKIIPIDNDALAYLTKNYPFFAAGIIPGGTYNDKNDVQTATITNVMLVNHRLSDDVVYHITKSLFENLDTLYGAHNAARNIKLEAVADGMPVPFHPGAERYFREVGVLK, encoded by the coding sequence ATGAAGAAGATCCTGGTATCCCTGAGTATTTTTCTTTCCCTGGCGGTTCTGGCCGTGAGTGCTGCTGCCCAGCAGTTTGACAGAAACCTGTTTATCACCATCGCCACTGGCGGTACTTCCGGAGTTTACTATCCCATCGGCGGAGCGGTAGCCAATATTATCGCCCGTGACCTGAAAGTGGACACCTCTGTCCAGTCCACGGGAGCCTCTGTGGAAAACATCAACCTGCTGAATCGAAACCGTGTTGAACTGGCCATCGTCATGGGCGACGCTGTGGCTCAGGCCTATGAGGGAATCGGCGCCTTTGAAGGTCGTCCCGGTAACAAGGATCTGCGTGGCCTGACGGCCCTCTACCCCAACTATGTGCAGCTGGTGACCACGACGCGCACCGGCATCAACTCTGTGCGTGATCTGGAAGGCCGCCGTGTGGGCGTGGGTGCCGCCAACTCCGGGGTTGAGTTGAACGCCCGTCTGATCCTGGAAGCCCATGGCATGAGCTATGATAACATCCGTCAGGATTACCTCTCCTACAGCGAAGCGGTTGATCAGATCAAAAACGGCATGATTGACGCGGCCTTTGTCACCAGCGGAATTCCCAATGCGACGGTCATTGATCTCTCCACCACCCATGAGGCCAAGATCATTCCCATTGACAATGACGCGCTTGCCTACCTCACCAAAAATTACCCTTTCTTTGCCGCAGGCATTATTCCCGGCGGAACCTACAACGATAAAAATGATGTGCAGACTGCAACCATCACCAACGTCATGCTGGTCAACCATCGCCTCTCCGACGATGTGGTCTATCATATCACCAAATCATTGTTTGAAAATCTGGACACCCTGTACGGAGCCCATAACGCCGCGCGTAACATCAAGCTGGAGGCAGTTGCCGACGGCATGCCGGTGCCCTTCCATCCTGGTGCCGAGCGCTATTTCCGCGAAGTCGGTGTGTTGAAATAA
- a CDS encoding transporter substrate-binding domain-containing protein translates to MRCLYVFVLMAFFVGTSFGEPRHEYAHQTLIVAYEPDLAPLNAAQEGVPAGFAIEVLDRIAALHHIRLQYVPMARSRAIEAIREQQVDIIVSIPFSRSYAELMDFSEPFYSTSVGILTPADRHGIDAVTDLSETLVALQSHTIEYDFLKNIRRIHYQVAGSQRAAIEAFLLGRADVFVGDVAIAEHYLEQHHLEDRYSFARTYLMPLDYSFAVSKDNYRLLHTLNSGIRHVKSTGEYGDMYQKWFKTPQEFASGTLLVVVKITLALIAVFLILFLVGARWNRQLKKEVDRKTRDLSHLNASLVEQVELTRNNVEFLRQIIDSSPRGIVTLNREGLITKFNQKASVIVGLRELPLGEHYSRVQLISELLKNKADEVLSGRKNYYLGETKEWERDPETLYQLRYYVYPLFSFEQHINGLILTFEDVTEETELRKKLFEQEKSKALSRVVAGIAHEIRNPLSSIKTFVELIPTKLHNERFQKEISTYVPREITRVNQLIEGLINYARPRQQIFETIAASTILDECYILFERSVMNKGFALLRDYQSHRQICVDHNQIKQVVINFLINALDALEEKRLKSDEPLHITLRTRDKADRVCIQIVDDGIGMDEDGRVKALEPFFTTKPKGTGLGIPIADQLIKENRGELHISSNQKFGTVISVYFDSAL, encoded by the coding sequence GTGCGTTGTTTGTATGTCTTTGTGCTGATGGCGTTCTTCGTGGGAACATCCTTTGGCGAGCCCCGTCATGAATACGCCCATCAGACCCTCATCGTCGCCTATGAACCGGATCTGGCCCCCCTGAATGCCGCGCAGGAAGGGGTGCCAGCCGGTTTTGCCATCGAAGTTCTCGACCGCATTGCCGCCCTGCACCATATCAGGCTGCAGTATGTGCCCATGGCCAGATCCCGTGCCATTGAGGCCATCCGGGAACAGCAGGTTGACATCATCGTCAGCATCCCTTTCTCGCGCAGCTACGCGGAGCTCATGGATTTTTCCGAGCCATTCTATTCGACTTCCGTTGGCATCCTCACTCCTGCAGACAGGCATGGCATCGATGCGGTGACGGATCTTTCCGAGACGCTGGTTGCCCTGCAGAGTCACACCATTGAGTATGATTTCCTGAAGAATATCCGGCGGATTCACTACCAGGTTGCCGGCAGCCAGCGTGCCGCCATCGAAGCGTTCCTGCTCGGCCGGGCCGATGTGTTTGTGGGCGATGTCGCCATCGCGGAGCACTATCTGGAACAACACCACCTGGAAGATCGCTACAGCTTCGCGCGCACCTATCTTATGCCGCTGGACTACTCCTTTGCCGTATCCAAAGACAACTATCGCCTGCTGCATACCCTCAACAGCGGTATACGGCATGTCAAGTCGACGGGTGAGTATGGGGATATGTACCAGAAATGGTTCAAAACACCGCAGGAGTTTGCCTCGGGAACGCTGCTGGTGGTCGTGAAAATCACCCTGGCCCTCATCGCGGTCTTTCTGATCCTCTTCCTGGTGGGAGCCCGTTGGAATCGACAGCTGAAGAAGGAAGTGGATCGCAAGACCCGTGATCTCAGCCATCTGAACGCGTCCCTCGTCGAACAGGTTGAACTGACCAGAAATAATGTCGAGTTCCTGCGACAGATTATCGACAGCAGCCCCCGGGGCATCGTCACCCTGAATCGTGAAGGACTGATCACCAAATTCAACCAGAAGGCATCGGTAATCGTGGGGCTCAGGGAACTGCCCCTGGGGGAGCACTATTCCCGGGTGCAGCTGATCAGTGAGCTGCTGAAGAACAAGGCTGATGAGGTTCTCAGTGGCCGGAAAAACTACTATCTCGGTGAAACAAAAGAGTGGGAGCGTGACCCGGAAACCCTCTACCAGCTGCGCTACTATGTCTATCCCCTCTTCAGTTTTGAGCAGCACATCAACGGACTCATCCTGACTTTCGAGGATGTGACCGAAGAGACGGAGCTGCGCAAGAAGCTTTTTGAGCAGGAGAAGAGCAAGGCCTTAAGCCGCGTAGTGGCCGGCATCGCCCATGAAATACGCAACCCTTTGAGTTCCATCAAGACATTCGTGGAACTTATTCCCACCAAGCTCCATAATGAGCGTTTCCAGAAGGAAATATCCACCTACGTGCCCCGTGAGATCACGCGGGTCAATCAGCTCATCGAAGGACTGATTAATTACGCCCGTCCACGGCAGCAGATATTCGAGACCATTGCCGCCAGCACCATTCTGGATGAGTGTTATATTCTCTTCGAACGCAGCGTCATGAACAAGGGCTTTGCCCTGTTGCGCGATTATCAGTCCCATCGCCAGATCTGCGTCGATCACAATCAGATCAAGCAGGTGGTCATCAACTTTCTGATTAATGCCCTGGACGCCCTGGAAGAGAAGCGCCTCAAGAGTGACGAGCCCCTGCACATCACCCTGAGAACCCGCGATAAGGCTGATCGGGTCTGTATCCAGATCGTTGATGATGGAATCGGCATGGATGAGGATGGCCGCGTGAAGGCCCTGGAACCCTTTTTTACCACCAAACCCAAGGGCACCGGACTGGGTATACCCATTGCCGATCAGCTGATCAAGGAGAACCGTGGTGAACTGCATATCTCCAGCAACCAGAAATTTGGCACGGTTATTTCGGTATATTTTGATTCTGCGTTATAA